The Candidatus Dormiibacterota bacterium genome segment TGCGGCTCGACCGCGAGGGCTCGGGCAATGCAAAGGCGCTGCTGCTGGCCTCCCGAGAGCCCCAGGCCCGATTCTTCGATGCGATCCTTCACCTCGTCCCAGATGGCGGCCTGACGCAGCGCGCGCTCGACCCGGTCGCGCAGGGTGCTCGCGTCCTTGATACCCGCAACCCGCAAGCCATACGCCACGTTCTCGAAGATGCTCTTGGGGAACGGGTTCGACTTCTGGAACACCATGCCGACGCGCTTGCGCAGCTCGGTCACATCCATCGAGCCGTGGTACACGTCGCGGCCGGCCACCAGGATCCGACCGGTGATCCGAACGCCGTCGACCAGGTCGTTCATGCGGTTGAGGCAGCGGAGCAGGGTCGTCTTGCCGCAGCCCGAAGGACCGATGAAGGCGGTGACCCGGTTCTTC includes the following:
- a CDS encoding ATP-binding cassette domain-containing protein; translation: MILIEGLTLHYGDKPALKGISMQVPKNRVTAFIGPSGCGKTTLLRCLNRMNDLVDGVRITGRILVAGRDVYHGSMDVTELRKRVGMVFQKSNPFPKSIFENVAYGLRVAGIKDASTLRDRVERALRQAAIWDEVKDRIEESGLGLSGGQQQRLCIARALAVEP